From the genome of Scytonema hofmannii PCC 7110, one region includes:
- a CDS encoding UPF0175 family protein translates to MQITVEIPDEIAKRLDQARGGLSRRLLEVIVADAYRCREISTSEVRQILQLGSRLKTHAFLKRMGVYLNYDETELEKDIQTLKEFRVK, encoded by the coding sequence ATGCAAATCACGGTTGAAATTCCTGATGAAATTGCCAAGCGATTAGACCAAGCACGGGGCGGTCTTTCTCGTCGGCTGTTAGAAGTGATTGTCGCAGATGCTTACCGTTGCAGGGAAATTAGTACATCTGAAGTCCGACAAATACTCCAGTTAGGGTCTCGTTTAAAAACCCATGCCTTCTTGAAACGGATGGGTGTTTATCTTAATTATGATGAGACTGAATTAGAAAAAGATATTCAAACCCTTAAAGAGTTCAGAGTGAAATGA
- a CDS encoding DUF3368 domain-containing protein, producing the protein MIIVSDTSPICYLLLIDHINILKELYCVVIIPQVVADELNAPESPPVVRNWIANPPDWLQIQTVEARKILGLEKLDPGEREAILLAEQIKAELVILDDKAARHIAMERGLKIIGLLGILKDAASFGLLDLTTTFERLQEAGFWVAPNLLKQLLKKD; encoded by the coding sequence ATGATTATTGTCTCTGACACTTCACCAATTTGTTACTTGTTGCTAATCGACCATATCAACATATTGAAAGAACTCTACTGTGTAGTCATAATTCCCCAAGTTGTAGCTGATGAGCTAAATGCTCCTGAGTCACCGCCTGTTGTCCGGAATTGGATTGCTAATCCTCCTGATTGGCTACAAATTCAGACTGTGGAAGCACGCAAAATTTTAGGATTGGAAAAACTTGACCCTGGTGAACGAGAAGCAATTTTATTAGCAGAGCAAATCAAAGCTGAATTGGTCATTTTAGATGACAAAGCAGCAAGACACATAGCTATGGAAAGAGGTTTAAAAATTATTGGACTGTTGGGTATTTTGAAGGATGCTGCTAGCTTTGGGCTGCTAGATTTAACAACTACTTTTGAAAGACTACAAGAAGCTGGCTTTTGGGTAGCACCAAATCTGCTTAAACAATTACTGAAGAAGGATTAA
- a CDS encoding ROK family protein: MTLILALDFGGTKLAAATVNAGSQEWLGYERRLSPTNTNADTDLKIMRSLIASVLQGKKPDAISVSFGGPVDATTGIVRLSHHVPGWEAIPLRTLLEEEFGVPCSVDNDANVAALGEYRFGAGQGYDSLFYMTVSTGVGGGWIIKGQPWWGAEGMAGEIGHMVVDPSGPVCLCGKRGCVERLASGPYMAQDAREALLNEPQSRRGRRGEILRELVGDNLELITGKVVSEAATAGDELAGELLYRASWALGIGIGNVANLMNPQRFVLGGGVTKAGENFWAVLQKVARETALPEVNFEIVPAVLGDDAPLWGAVALAMVGL; the protein is encoded by the coding sequence ATGACATTAATCTTAGCCCTTGATTTTGGTGGTACAAAGCTAGCAGCAGCGACTGTTAATGCAGGCTCTCAAGAATGGTTGGGTTATGAACGCCGCTTGTCACCTACAAATACCAATGCTGATACCGATTTGAAGATTATGCGATCGCTCATTGCTTCGGTGCTACAAGGGAAAAAACCGGATGCGATCAGTGTTAGCTTTGGGGGACCAGTGGATGCAACAACTGGGATAGTGCGGTTGTCTCATCATGTCCCTGGATGGGAGGCTATACCTTTAAGGACGTTGTTAGAGGAAGAATTTGGCGTTCCGTGTAGTGTGGATAATGATGCTAATGTTGCGGCTTTGGGCGAGTATCGCTTTGGTGCGGGTCAGGGATACGATAGCTTGTTTTATATGACTGTCAGTACTGGTGTGGGCGGTGGTTGGATAATTAAAGGTCAGCCCTGGTGGGGTGCGGAAGGGATGGCTGGTGAAATTGGACACATGGTTGTAGATCCTTCTGGACCAGTTTGTTTGTGTGGGAAGCGGGGGTGTGTGGAAAGGTTGGCGTCGGGACCTTATATGGCGCAGGATGCAAGGGAGGCTTTGTTGAATGAACCGCAGAGTCGCAGAGGACGCAGAGGAGAGATTTTGAGGGAGTTGGTGGGAGATAATTTGGAGTTGATTACGGGGAAGGTGGTAAGTGAGGCGGCGACGGCTGGGGATGAATTGGCTGGGGAACTTTTGTATAGGGCTAGTTGGGCTTTGGGTATAGGGATTGGGAATGTGGCGAATTTGATGAATCCGCAGCGATTTGTGTTGGGTGGTGGTGTGACGAAAGCTGGGGAGAATTTTTGGGCTGTTTTGCAAAAGGTGGCGCGGGAGACTGCTTTACCAGAGGTAAATTTTGAGATTGTTCCGGCTGTGCTAGGGGATGATGCGCCTTTATGGGGGGCTGTGGCGCTTGCTATGGTGGGGTTGTAA